In Pseudoalteromonas sp. '520P1 No. 423', the sequence GACGCTCACGCCTGCGTTGAAGCTGTCTAACGAGATTATTCTTGTTATCGTTGTTATGCTTGCCAGTAAATTGGGACTTAACAGTACGGCATTGCTTGCTCTTGGATAACGTTAACCCAATCATCCTGAGTTTTTTCTACTGGTGGTAAAGGGTCGGTTATGACAGCGTGAAGAGTATGGCTTGTTAAACGCTTACGCCAAGCATAGAAGCATGATGTGTTGAGTTTTTGCTGTTTGCAAAAGGCGGCTATTTGCATACTGCTTGCAGCATGTTGTTCGAAAATTTGTTGCCATTGCTCAGGTGTTCTGTGGATATTTGCCATTCTTTTACTTGGTAAGTAGATGATGACATTACTTTAGGGGATTTAGGCTAGAATGGAATACGCCTCAAATTGATCACAAGCACAATTATACAAAGTAATACGATGTCTATTCCTCCCAGTATCTATGGGTTATTTATGTTTTTATCTGCGGGGCTCTTCTCTATCACTATGCTAAGAAAAGATAATAAAAGAAATAATTAACCACTTTAATTCTATAAAAAGATAAAACTTATAATTAAAACAGTGCAATAAAATGCAAAGTATGAGTTTACCCCAAGTAAAAAGTAATATTGATGAATCGAAAAGCAGTCACTTTAAATTTATTATTATAGTGATTTGTAGTTTAATAAATATGATGATGGCTTTTACTGCAGCTTCTGTCAGTACTGAAGGCACCTACCAAAGTCTAAATAGGTGATTTACTTATTTCAGGTACAGTTTTTATGGCGTTTGGAGCACTATTTATTGCTCCTTTTGCTGATAAAGTAGGTAAAAAATTCATACTTCTTACTTTAACCATTGAGACAATTTATGGTGCAGGGTTTAGGTATATCGCTTTTAACCCCTTTTAAACTGTTTTATTACTTGCTTGAATGATTCAAAGTACTATCTTTTCTTCATTACCATGTATATGTGATCCCATTGAAGAGTTTGCAGGCATAGTAACTCTTAATGCAAAGTCCCATACACCTTTTAGCTCTTCACGACGAAATACTTCTTGAATTTCTATTTCACCTTGACCATCGTGACTATTTTGATCCGTTACTTTATCGCATGTAATATAGCTTTAAATCATAAATAATCCTTTATTTTGCTACTTATTATTCACTTCAAGCTCTTGAGAAAAATCAGCAGTATTTTTAGTTAGATTTATAAATTGACTTGCAAATAATGAAGCAACAGCAATCAATGCTCCTGCATAAAATACCAACGAATTGTCAATGAGCCAAATCACACCAAAACTTGCCGGAATAACAACTGCAGCAATGTGATTGATACTAAAACTTACAGCAGAGTTTGATGCGATATCCTTCGGTTCTGCAATTTTTTGAAAGTAAGTTTTTAATGCTATCGCCATAGCAAAAAACAAATGATCAATCACATACAATACAGCTGCAATATCGGCAGAATCCACAACAGCGTAACCAACAAAAACCATAACTAAACCTGAGTACTCTAAACTAAGCGCTTTTTTCTCACCGACTCTGCCAATCCAAGTACCAATTTTAGGTGCTAAAAAGAAATTTATAACATGGTTTATCATATACAGTAGTGTGATTTGCTGCACACTATAGCCAAATTTTTCAACCATAAGAAATCCAGCGAATACCACAAAGATCTGTCTTCGTGCCCCCGACAAAAAGGTTAACAAGTAATATAAACTATAGCGTTTTCGTAAAACTATTTTTTTGTGCTGAGCGTGTTTCACCTCGAATTTTGGCATAGCCATAAACAACCAAATTGTCAGCAACAAGCCTATTAAACCAAAAAATAAATATAAGAATTGATAACTAGTAGAAAATAAACTGAACCCTAACCAAATAAGGGCATAACACACTAAAGATACAGCTGATTTAATTGACATTAACTTACCCAATTTCTCAGCAGTTTCTTCTTTATTAAACCATTGTAAACTTAATGATGTATTTACAGTTTCATAATAGTGAAAACCTATAGACATTAAAATTGTGGTAGCATATAGGCCGTAAATACTTGGAAATAATCCCGTTATTGCAACGCCTATTGATAAAATACACAAAGAAATAAGCGCGAATATCTGCTCTGTTAAAACTAATAGCACAAATACGGCAGTAAAAGCTAAAAAGCCAGGGATCTCTCTTAGAGATTGTAAAATACCAATTTCAGCTCCTGTAAATGCCGCCTGTTCTATAGCGAAATTATTTAACATTGCTAGCCAGGCAGCAAAAGTTGCTGACATAACAATGCTTGCAACTACAAGGAAAATAAATGGTGTTTGCCATACCTTATTTTTCATATTATTCCCTATTGATTTAATACTTTCCTGATCCATACTGCTCCTGTTAAACCATTACTGATTTCTAGTTTGTGTACCGAGTTACAACAGTATATTATTTCCATTACATGGCTGAAAGGTGAAATTATGACAGTTAACTTATCAAAACAGACAGATTTTAAATGGACAAAACAGAGCCCAAGTAGACTTTATCCAGAATTACCTAGACCGATTGTTTCAACGGCTCATGAATTCGAAGCTATGACACATATTGTTAAGCATTCTCACCCATGGTCACAATTGTGCTACGCATGTAAAGGCGTAACTCAAACTCAAACCCAAGAAGGTACGTTCATATTACCCCCAGAGCAAGCTTTGTGGATCCCAGCTAACGCCGAACATCAACAACACCTAAAGACTAAGGTTAGTAATCGCAGCTTATACATAGATTCAAAATGGTGTAACCCACTTGGTAATAAGGTTCGTTCTCTCACTGTTGACCCACTATTGAAATCTTTAATTTTAGAAATAGCCAACTGGCGTGAGCATTATGAAAGAACCGCTCAAACTGATCGTTTAGTACAAGTTTTAATTGATAGATTATCAATAGCACCCAGTAACGAGTTGTTTATGCCAACCATTAATGACAACCGGTTGTTGCCAATAATAGAATCCTTAACCTTTGATCTTGCAAACAAACTAACAATTGAAGAATGGGCGTCAAAAGTTGGCGCTTCAAGCAGAACTTTAAATAGACTGTTTAATAAAAATTACGGCATGGGTTTTAGTAAATGGAAGCAAAAGATTAAAATTATGAAGTCTTTGGAAATGTTAAATGAAGAAATCCCTTTAAGTGATATTGCCTATGAACTTGGGTATGAATCCTCATCAGCATTTTTAACCGCTTTTAAAAAACAGCTAGGATGTTCACCCAAAAAATACTTATCAATTAATAATGATTAATAGGTGATTTATTTAGGTTTCTTTTGAGATCTGTTATTTACGCTAAAATAGATTATAAAAAAAATTATTGCGTAGCCAGATGCATAAATGATTGCTAAAAATAAGCTATCTTGCCCATCACCAAAAAACAAATTAGCAATATTTATTATGAAAGACCCATTAGGTAAATGGACTGGACCTAGAAATATGCCAAAGAAAAAGCCAATTAATATCGTTTTCAAATAACAATTGTCTAGTAGGCAAGTAATGAGGATACAACTGACTATAAATAATAATAAACCCAATACTGCCATGCCAATCATAAATGGCCAATATAAAGCAGATGGATCAGATGCAAAAACAGATGAAGGTAAAGCTAAGCTAATAATCAGTATAAACTTTTTTACAATGCTACTGACATTACAACGAGCTTCCTTACCCTGCATTGTTCTGATCCTTAAATACTTTACCTAACTAACCTAATCTTACCAGAACAATCAGGCTCTTGTACTTAATAACATATATTCTTTTGCATACTCCCATAACATTTGCGCTTGTTTTATATTCTCACCATTACGATATAAATCTAATGCATGTACTGCATAATCCTGTGCAGTACTGTTATTATCTAAGTCCAAAAAGTTCATCTGTGAAGCATATTCTTGAATCTTCATTTCTATACCTGTTGCGATTTTAAAATCACCAAAATTTCACTTGATTTCTTAAAGCAAAATTTAAGCCATTAATAGAAATTTTAAAGAATTTATTATCTGAAGATTTGGGTTATTAAAAAAGAAAAACACTTTAAATATCTCTATCCAGATCTATTTAAAGTGTTTTGTAAACTCTAAAATGTCGTTAGTTCTTAAAGTCTAAATTAGTAAGAAGCTGTAAGACTAATACCTGAATAAGTACTATAACCCTTTACTCTAATATACACTGTACCAGCTTGTGTAATATTTAAACTACAACTTTCTGAATTACCATTTTTATAAGGGCGGCAGTCATAATCTGTATCTGTCGGTTGTGCTCCTTGCTTCACATACAAATCACCATCACCGGTACCGCCAGACATTTGCACTGCTAACCTCGAATTTGCTGGAACGGCTATTTCGTAAAAACTTTCAGATCCAGCGCTGCCAGATAAACCAGTTTTTGGTATTCCATTTTCTAAACAACTACTGCCTGTACAACCACCACCTGACGTTTCATAGCTCGCTGTAATTGTTGTACTGTATGAAGAATATCCATGAACCATAGCATACATTTTACCTGCAGATGGATTATTAATGACACAGCTTTCATTATTACCATTTTTATAAGGTCTACATGAATAAGCTGTTAAAGTTGCTTTTTGGCCTTGATTTACATATAAATCTGCATCACCTGACCCACCAGCAATATTTAACGTTACGCTTGCAGCACCTGATGGTACATCAATAAAGAAATCAGTGGTGGAACCTGTACCACCTGAAACTGATTTCGATTGATTATTTGATAATTCAGTTTCATCTACAGGGCAGTTATTGCCACATCCTGTATCATCTGCCAATGCAAAAACCATCTTATTAGGCGAGCCCGCTTTTGCATCAGAAACGACATTACTGGTTGATCTTGAATTCAATAAACTTTCAACTTGTGAACTTGATAAGCCTGTATTTTCATCTAAATACAATGCAGCAACACCCGCTACATGAGGCGCAGCCATCGAAGTACCACTGATCGTATTTGTAGCAGAGTTAGAGTTATACCATGCAGAAGTGATATTTGAACCAGGTGCGTATATATCTAAGCAATTACCATAGTTAGAAAAACTAGAACGTGAATCACCATTTGCAGTAGAACCAACGGTAATAGCATTTGCCGCTCTTGCAGGCGAATAATTACATGCATTACTGTTATCATTACCTGCCGCCACAACAAATGTAATACCCGCTGAAACTGCCGCATTTACAGCATCATCAGTCGCTTGAGATGCACCACCACCTAAACTCATATTTGCAACAGAAGGACCTGATGCATTATTTTTAACCCAATTAATACCTTGGATCACGCCCGAATTACTACCTGAACCGTTACAGCCTAATACTCTTACACCCACAACATTAACATTTTTAGCAACACCGTATTTCGAACCTGCAATGGTGCCAGCTACATGTGTTCCATGACCATTACAATCTGTTGCGTTATTATCATTATCAATGAAGTCGTAACCGCTCGTAGCACGACCACCAAATTCATTATGCGAGTTAAGTACACCAGTATCAACAACATAGGCAGTTACACCAGTGCCATCATAATCATAATGATAATTACCATCTAAAGAACCTGAGCGTTGATCTACGCGATCTAGACCCCAAGTAGGACTAGCTTGATCGCCAGAAGCTTGAATTGGTGTTGCATACATCATTTGATCTTGTTCAATATATGCGATATTTGGATCTGAAAGCATTTGCTTTACTTGTTCTTGATTTGCATCAATTAATACACCATTTAATGCACTACCGAAATTAGTTTGAACATTGACGTCATATTTATTATTTAGTGATGCACCTTGCTCTGTAGCAAACTGTGCAATTGATTGATCACTGTCTAAATTTAAAACGCTGGGAGTATTAAAAACAACAATATATTTGTCTTTTATTGCTCTTGATTCATCGACTTGTAATAATGTTGCCTTATATTCATTAGCCTGAACAGATGAATATGAAAGTGCAGCTGTCACTGCCAACGTTACTAAATGTTTTGTTTGCATTTTATTCTCCGTAGATTATATTTTTGCCAAGAGGCAATTTAAAAATAGACTACAGTTACCGTTTCTAGGTACTTAAATGTAAACAGATGTAAACAGTCAATCCAACCAATGAATAAATACTGGATTTAAAACCATTAAGGTATTGTTTTATTTTAATTTATTAAATAATGAGTTTTTTCTAATAAATAAAATTAGGTAAGCTAATTGTTGCGATAGCACCATCAGAATCTGTTCGGTTTTTTAAGTCCAGCTCACCCTGTTGATTACGGATAAACTCTCGGCTAATAATTAACCCGATACCAGATCCTTACTCTTTTGTTGAATAAAATGGCACAAATAAGTTGTCTAAATTGGCAATTCCTGTGCCTGAATCAATAATATCAATCTGTGTAAACTCATTATCTTGGTGCCATTGCATTAAAACTTGCTCATTTTTTTTACTTGCTTCAAATGCATTTTTAATGAGATTAATTAGTGCTTGCTCTAATTGACCAGGGTCAGCTAAAAATGCTTGATTTGATAAGTTAAGTTTAATTTCAAGTTTAAGGAAAATGGCTCGCATACGATCGGTTATATCTTTTGGTAATACATGCTCAATTTTTGCGGGTGCTAGTTTACTAAACGCAGAATAATTCTCGACAAACTCTAATAACTGTAATGAACGCTTTTCAATTACTTGTAAAATGTTTTTTTCTAGCTTCTCTTGTTCTGGTTTTAATGGCCCCGCTATTTTCCTTTCTTGTAATGATTGTGTCATAGAGTAGATAGGCGTTAATGAATTTCTCACTTCATGATTAAGTACCCTAATCAAACGTTGCCAAACTTGTTTTTCATTTGCTCTAAGTTGTTGCTCTATTGAAAATAAAACCAATAGTTGATAATTACGCCCACTTCGTTTTAAAACATGGTGTGTCACTTCAAAACGTTGCCCTAAAGTAGTGTCACTATTTTGTTGCCATTTATTATCTTCAAAAGATAAACCTAAAGTGGATGCATGTTTACCTAACCATTTATTAGATGAGGTTTTTAGTAGAGATTCTATTGTATGATTTGCTGAATATATTTGTTGATGATGATCGAGTACTATAATCGGTAAACTGAGATCTTTAATGAATTCAGATAAAAATGATTCGTTGTGCATGTATTCAAATCGTTTATCGATGAGTTTATTGCTTAATTTTTCAAAATCATTTCTAAGATTTGTTACCCTACCCGCTTTATACTCTGCTAAATGCCAGCTATTAAACTCTTCGTTGCCTATGGCATCAAGTTGTAGGCCTATGCGCTCTATCGTGTCAGTAACGCTTTTAAAGCATCGTCTTGCAACAAAAATACTTGGGATCATAAAAGCCATTATTAAAGTACTGGCACTGAGGAAATCCATCTCACTCATGTCAGTAATATAAGTACAAGGTAAAAGCGGTAGCATTGTTAAAAAACAAAGTTTGTAAACTAGCTTATTTTCTAGAGATGATTTATCAGTCACTAGCATTCCAAATTCTTTGGGTCGATAGCGAACTTTTCTAATCGTCGATAAATAGCGGATTTACTCATACCTAAAAACTCACCGGCTTCAATTACATTACCTTGATAATGTTTAATTGCTGTGACCAAGGTTATTTTCTCATTTTCTTCTAAAGTCATTAGTGGAAAACTTTGTGTACTTGGATCATTTTGATGATTTAAGCTTAATGACTGAACATCTAGCTGATCATTTTCGCTCATTATCACTGCGCGCTCTATGCTATGGCTAAGCTCTCTGACATTTCCGATCCAAGGGTGTTTTAAAATAGCAATTTGTGCATCTTTTAATAAAGACATTTCCCCTCTTTGATATTTATTTGAATGTTTTTCCAATAAATATTCACTAAGACACGTGATATCTTCTATACGTTCTCTTAATGGTGGGATGTGCAATTCAATTGTATTAAGCCTAAATAATAAATCTCTTCGAAATTGCTCTGATGTAATCAATTTCTCAAGGTCAGCATTAATTACACCACTGCTTCTTGAGTTTGATTAACAAAAGTTGCCGTTTCATTTGATGTTTTCTCTTGCGCTTGAGAAAACTGCATTATTTTACCATCGAGTAATTGTACTTGTTTAGTCGCATGTCCTGCATAACGTACATCATGAGTCACCATGCAAATTGTTGTTCCTTGTTTATTTAAATTATTGAGTAAATCCATTACAGCATCTCCATTTTTAGAGTCTAAATTACCAGTCGGTTCATCAACTAAAAATATGCTCGGCTGACCAGCTAATGCTCTAGCTATTGCAACTCTTTGCTGCTGACCACCAGATAACTGGTTAGGTTGATGACTTTTACGGTGTTCCATTTCTACTTGTGTTAATGCATTCATAACACGTTCTTGTATTTCTGACTGTGTTAAAGCGTCTTCCCTATAAGTTAACGGTAGTGCTACGTTATCAAAAATACTGAGTTCATCAATTAAATTAAAGGACTGAAAAACAAAACCTATATGTATATTTCTTAACTCAGCTTGCTGGTCCATATCAAGCTGCGAGGTATCAACATTTTCAATTAAATATTCGCCTTTACTAGGAGAATCTAATAAGCCTAAAAGGGATAATAAATTAGACTTACCAAAGCCTGAAGGACCGCTAATAGATAAGTAATCACCAGGCATAATATCTAAATCAATATCCGATAATGCCTTTATTTCAATATTAGATGAGTGATACGTTTTAGATATATTTTTTAACGTGATAATTGGTTTTTTGTGTGTTTTATTAGTTGTGCTGTTCATTATCATTCCTTTTTATAGCGTTATTACTAAGTTTCTCTGCGTAGCAGAGTGTTGAGACATATCTGATACAATCAGTTTGTCACCAAGCACAGCACCACTTATCACTTCAATTTGATTATCCGAAAGTGTACCAAATTTTATTGTGGTTAACTGTGCGCTTTGAGCATCACGGCTCATTCGATAGATATCTTTTTCTTTAAAGTTGTAAACATTATTAGGTTGTTCAACATAGAGGGCATTATTTATTTCTTTAACATGTACTTTACCCTCCACTGTTAGTTCTGGTCTTGCATTTGCTGGGAGTGGCCCAGTTAAATCAAGCTCAACCATCACGCGCCCGTCAGTGATCACAGGGTCAATTCTTAAAACTTTTGCTCTGATAGTCTTATCTGAAGTCATAACTTGCTGATTAAATTCAGCATTTTGACGAGCTAGTTCAAGCTTGGCATTGATCACCGCTTGCTCTAATTGAGGATCAGTTAGGGTCATAATGACTGTATCTTTATTAACCTTAGCACCAGGGTAAAGTTGAATGCTTTCCACGATTGCTTGCGATTGACTGGTCAATAGTCTTTGATAATTTGCTTTTAATCGACCATATCCAGATACATTTACTTTAAAAGTACCTTGCTTTACTTGTGCAATTCTAACGTTATTTTTTTCTAGTGAAGGAGTATCATCTAACGACACACCAGTCCAAATTAAAAACAGTGCAATTAAAGATATCAAAATTACAATCAGATATTTTTTATTAAAGCTTTGTGGTTTTTTTTCAGAGTACTTGTTAAGTCCATACTTTAAACATTCCAATAAATTTTTTATTCATTATTGATACGTAATAGCGATAAGCATGCCAAAAGTTTAATACTTGATTTATAGAGGATTTTTGTTTTTTATGTATTTAAGGCTTCCCTCTACAGGGAAGTTGAAGTTAAAAG encodes:
- a CDS encoding MFS transporter, whose translation is MKNKVWQTPFIFLVVASIVMSATFAAWLAMLNNFAIEQAAFTGAEIGILQSLREIPGFLAFTAVFVLLVLTEQIFALISLCILSIGVAITGLFPSIYGLYATTILMSIGFHYYETVNTSLSLQWFNKEETAEKLGKLMSIKSAVSLVCYALIWLGFSLFSTSYQFLYLFFGLIGLLLTIWLFMAMPKFEVKHAQHKKIVLRKRYSLYYLLTFLSGARRQIFVVFAGFLMVEKFGYSVQQITLLYMINHVINFFLAPKIGTWIGRVGEKKALSLEYSGLVMVFVGYAVVDSADIAAVLYVIDHLFFAMAIALKTYFQKIAEPKDIASNSAVSFSINHIAAVVIPASFGVIWLIDNSLVFYAGALIAVASLFASQFINLTKNTADFSQELEVNNK
- a CDS encoding helix-turn-helix domain-containing protein, producing the protein MTVNLSKQTDFKWTKQSPSRLYPELPRPIVSTAHEFEAMTHIVKHSHPWSQLCYACKGVTQTQTQEGTFILPPEQALWIPANAEHQQHLKTKVSNRSLYIDSKWCNPLGNKVRSLTVDPLLKSLILEIANWREHYERTAQTDRLVQVLIDRLSIAPSNELFMPTINDNRLLPIIESLTFDLANKLTIEEWASKVGASSRTLNRLFNKNYGMGFSKWKQKIKIMKSLEMLNEEIPLSDIAYELGYESSSAFLTAFKKQLGCSPKKYLSINND
- a CDS encoding S8 family serine peptidase, whose translation is MQTKHLVTLAVTAALSYSSVQANEYKATLLQVDESRAIKDKYIVVFNTPSVLNLDSDQSIAQFATEQGASLNNKYDVNVQTNFGSALNGVLIDANQEQVKQMLSDPNIAYIEQDQMMYATPIQASGDQASPTWGLDRVDQRSGSLDGNYHYDYDGTGVTAYVVDTGVLNSHNEFGGRATSGYDFIDNDNNATDCNGHGTHVAGTIAGSKYGVAKNVNVVGVRVLGCNGSGSNSGVIQGINWVKNNASGPSVANMSLGGGASQATDDAVNAAVSAGITFVVAAGNDNSNACNYSPARAANAITVGSTANGDSRSSFSNYGNCLDIYAPGSNITSAWYNSNSATNTISGTSMAAPHVAGVAALYLDENTGLSSSQVESLLNSRSTSNVVSDAKAGSPNKMVFALADDTGCGNNCPVDETELSNNQSKSVSGGTGSTTDFFIDVPSGAASVTLNIAGGSGDADLYVNQGQKATLTAYSCRPYKNGNNESCVINNPSAGKMYAMVHGYSSYSTTITASYETSGGGCTGSSCLENGIPKTGLSGSAGSESFYEIAVPANSRLAVQMSGGTGDGDLYVKQGAQPTDTDYDCRPYKNGNSESCSLNITQAGTVYIRVKGYSTYSGISLTASY
- a CDS encoding PAS domain-containing sensor histidine kinase is translated as MTDKSSLENKLVYKLCFLTMLPLLPCTYITDMSEMDFLSASTLIMAFMIPSIFVARRCFKSVTDTIERIGLQLDAIGNEEFNSWHLAEYKAGRVTNLRNDFEKLSNKLIDKRFEYMHNESFLSEFIKDLSLPIIVLDHHQQIYSANHTIESLLKTSSNKWLGKHASTLGLSFEDNKWQQNSDTTLGQRFEVTHHVLKRSGRNYQLLVLFSIEQQLRANEKQVWQRLIRVLNHEVRNSLTPIYSMTQSLQERKIAGPLKPEQEKLEKNILQVIEKRSLQLLEFVENYSAFSKLAPAKIEHVLPKDITDRMRAIFLKLEIKLNLSNQAFLADPGQLEQALINLIKNAFEASKKNEQVLMQWHQDNEFTQIDIIDSGTGIANLDNLFVPFYSTKE
- a CDS encoding helix-turn-helix domain-containing protein, which produces MSLLKDAQIAILKHPWIGNVRELSHSIERAVIMSENDQLDVQSLSLNHQNDPSTQSFPLMTLEENEKITLVTAIKHYQGNVIEAGEFLGMSKSAIYRRLEKFAIDPKNLEC
- a CDS encoding ABC transporter ATP-binding protein, encoding MNSTTNKTHKKPIITLKNISKTYHSSNIEIKALSDIDLDIMPGDYLSISGPSGFGKSNLLSLLGLLDSPSKGEYLIENVDTSQLDMDQQAELRNIHIGFVFQSFNLIDELSIFDNVALPLTYREDALTQSEIQERVMNALTQVEMEHRKSHQPNQLSGGQQQRVAIARALAGQPSIFLVDEPTGNLDSKNGDAVMDLLNNLNKQGTTICMVTHDVRYAGHATKQVQLLDGKIMQFSQAQEKTSNETATFVNQTQEAVV